The following are encoded in a window of Cataglyphis hispanica isolate Lineage 1 chromosome 21, ULB_Chis1_1.0, whole genome shotgun sequence genomic DNA:
- the LOC126857311 gene encoding luciferin 4-monooxygenase-like isoform X1, with the protein MATKSTVSFKIENNILFGKEAPIDECINIGELILSAFKSRPDFVGQVDAITGEENTFDQMRERSVKCALWLKKFGVQRNDIVVVCTSNYLDAYIPFLASLYIDATLIVWRENRPINYRHYMRSGPKVIFTDVDKVSSILNVANMLNISTKIIVLFEEEEEEKEETEKVESINSILMNDFDEAEVDEFSCIKLESNKDIAVILFSVGTIGDIRKHVTIPYAFFTSPSNQHVPIMSSNDVGMWNESLHWNISLLLTVRCILSYVKAIKINEFLYPSLEMSFCNIIEKFKVTWVFLKISMGNHFYHFNVFKRYNLSSLKQIIFGGRLSIFPTIFDNFIISLQNASVIQVYCLPEVGMITYQEKTGKSESSGYVCNNVNLAITHYISGILLEANKLGIIQCKSPCLTNGCFSSLPVDLIPLPDDNNGWFCTDDVGYYDSDGELYVLDRTKNIIQYRYNYFLPASIEQLLRKHPKVRDCAVIPLYNTLDVHHPLAIVVPNKGAKIVQEELIQFVSENAVDCLKLRGGVLFRHALKYLRNGQLDRRTLHKWAKDDLHDKAYFSRKASQKKT; encoded by the exons ATGGCAACCAag tccACAGTTTCTTTCAAGatagaaaacaatatattgttTGGTAAGGAAGCTCCAATCGATGAATGTATCAATATAGGAGAATTGATTTTGAGCGCATTTAAATCCAGACCAGATTTTGTTGGCCAA GTAGATGCAATTACAGGAGAAGAAAATACATTCGATCAGATGAGAGAACGAAGCGTAAAATGTGCATTATGGCTGAAGAAATTCGGCGTTCAACGTAACGACATTGTAGTAGTGTGCACGTCTAATTATTTGGATGCTTATATACCGTTTTTGGCCTCTCTTTATATCGACGCTACTTTGATTGTATGGCGTGAAAATCGCCCGA ttaATTACCGACACTATATGCGAAGTGGTCCAAAAGTCATTTTTACCGATGTTGATAAAGTTTCATCAATTCTCAATGTGGCAAATATGTTgaatatttctacaaaaattattgttttattcgaagaagaggaagaagagaaagaagagacagagaaagtcGAATCTATAAATTCCATTTTAATGAATGATTTCGATGAAGCTGAAGTCGATgaattttcttgtataaaattggAGAGTAACAAAGACATCGCGGTGATACTTTTTTCTGTCGGTACAATTGGTGATATACGCAAACATGTGACAATTCCATATGCATTTTTCACATCTCCGTCGAACCAACACGTACCCATTATGTCATCCAATGACGTAGGAATGTGGAACGAATCTTTGCACTGGAATATCAGTTTGCTTTTGACAGTTCGCTGTATTCTTTCATATGTAAaggcgataaaaataaatgaatttttatacccATCGCTTGAAATGtccttttgtaatattatagaaaagttTAAG gtaACATGggtatttctgaaaataagtATGGGTAAtcacttttatcattttaatgtttttaaaaggtacaatctttcttctttgaaacaaataatattcggTGGTAGACTTTCTATATTTCCAacaattttcgataattttatcatttcgcTGCAAAATGCTTCTGTTATTCAAGTGTact GTTTACCTGAAGTAGGTATGATCACTTACCAAGAAAAAACTGGAAAAAGTGAATCTAGCGGTTACGTGTGTAACAATGTTAATTTGGCAATTACTCATTACATTAgtggaattttattagaagCAAACAAATTGGGTATTATCCAGTGCAAATCTCCGTGTTTAACAAATGGCTGCTTTAGTTCTCTACCTGTAGATTTAATACCTCTTCCCGATGATAATAATG gatgGTTCTGCACTGATGATGTAGGCTACTACGATTCAGATGGTGAACTTTACGTCTTAGatcgtacaaaaaatattatacaatacagatataattattttttaccagCAAGCATTGAGCAATTATTACGAAAACATCCAAAAGTGAGAGATTGTGCTGTGATacctttatataatactttggaTGTTCACCATCCATTGGCGATTGTTGTACCAAACAAGGGAGCAAAG ATAGTGCAGGAAGAGTTAATACAATTTGTATCGGAAAATGCAGTGGATTGCTTGAAGCTTCGTGGAGGCGTGCTGTTCAGGCATGCACTAAAATATTTGCGTAATGGACAGTTAGATCGTAGAACTCTTCATAAGTGGGCAAAGGATGACCTACACGATAAAGCATATTTTTCCAGAAAGGcttctcaaaaaaaaacttaa
- the LOC126857311 gene encoding luciferin 4-monooxygenase-like isoform X4 produces the protein MATKSTVSFKIENNILFGKEAPIDECINIGELILSAFKSRPDFVGQVDAITGEENTFDQMRERSVKCALWLKKFGVQRNDIVVVCTSNYLDAYIPFLASLYIDATLIVWRENRPINYRHYMRSGPKVIFTDVDKVSSILNVANMLNISTKIIVLFEEEEEEKEETEKVESINSILMNDFDEAEVDEFSCIKLESNKDIAVILFSVGTIGDIRKHVTIPYAFFTSPSNQHVPIMSSNDVGMWNESLHWNISLLLTVRCILSYVKAIKINEFLYPSLEMSFCNIIEKFKVTWVFLKISMGLPEVGMITYQEKTGKSESSGYVCNNVNLAITHYISGILLEANKLGIIQCKSPCLTNGCFSSLPVDLIPLPDDNNGWFCTDDVGYYDSDGELYVLDRTKNIIQYRYNYFLPASIEQLLRKHPKVRDCAVIPLYNTLDVHHPLAIVVPNKGAKIVQEELIQFVSENAVDCLKLRGGVLFRHALKYLRNGQLDRRTLHKWAKDDLHDKAYFSRKASQKKT, from the exons ATGGCAACCAag tccACAGTTTCTTTCAAGatagaaaacaatatattgttTGGTAAGGAAGCTCCAATCGATGAATGTATCAATATAGGAGAATTGATTTTGAGCGCATTTAAATCCAGACCAGATTTTGTTGGCCAA GTAGATGCAATTACAGGAGAAGAAAATACATTCGATCAGATGAGAGAACGAAGCGTAAAATGTGCATTATGGCTGAAGAAATTCGGCGTTCAACGTAACGACATTGTAGTAGTGTGCACGTCTAATTATTTGGATGCTTATATACCGTTTTTGGCCTCTCTTTATATCGACGCTACTTTGATTGTATGGCGTGAAAATCGCCCGA ttaATTACCGACACTATATGCGAAGTGGTCCAAAAGTCATTTTTACCGATGTTGATAAAGTTTCATCAATTCTCAATGTGGCAAATATGTTgaatatttctacaaaaattattgttttattcgaagaagaggaagaagagaaagaagagacagagaaagtcGAATCTATAAATTCCATTTTAATGAATGATTTCGATGAAGCTGAAGTCGATgaattttcttgtataaaattggAGAGTAACAAAGACATCGCGGTGATACTTTTTTCTGTCGGTACAATTGGTGATATACGCAAACATGTGACAATTCCATATGCATTTTTCACATCTCCGTCGAACCAACACGTACCCATTATGTCATCCAATGACGTAGGAATGTGGAACGAATCTTTGCACTGGAATATCAGTTTGCTTTTGACAGTTCGCTGTATTCTTTCATATGTAAaggcgataaaaataaatgaatttttatacccATCGCTTGAAATGtccttttgtaatattatagaaaagttTAAG gtaACATGggtatttctgaaaataagtATGG GTTTACCTGAAGTAGGTATGATCACTTACCAAGAAAAAACTGGAAAAAGTGAATCTAGCGGTTACGTGTGTAACAATGTTAATTTGGCAATTACTCATTACATTAgtggaattttattagaagCAAACAAATTGGGTATTATCCAGTGCAAATCTCCGTGTTTAACAAATGGCTGCTTTAGTTCTCTACCTGTAGATTTAATACCTCTTCCCGATGATAATAATG gatgGTTCTGCACTGATGATGTAGGCTACTACGATTCAGATGGTGAACTTTACGTCTTAGatcgtacaaaaaatattatacaatacagatataattattttttaccagCAAGCATTGAGCAATTATTACGAAAACATCCAAAAGTGAGAGATTGTGCTGTGATacctttatataatactttggaTGTTCACCATCCATTGGCGATTGTTGTACCAAACAAGGGAGCAAAG ATAGTGCAGGAAGAGTTAATACAATTTGTATCGGAAAATGCAGTGGATTGCTTGAAGCTTCGTGGAGGCGTGCTGTTCAGGCATGCACTAAAATATTTGCGTAATGGACAGTTAGATCGTAGAACTCTTCATAAGTGGGCAAAGGATGACCTACACGATAAAGCATATTTTTCCAGAAAGGcttctcaaaaaaaaacttaa